From Candidatus Woesearchaeota archaeon, the proteins below share one genomic window:
- a CDS encoding DMT family transporter: protein MNYPLGVLFGIIVMISWGFDKICWKKVSSKLDHYTMLLFNYFFMVLFLFIFSAITKNIKWISLNDLLLVIFLGFLGFVAILLFFISFRFTQISMITALTAAYAPIAAIMAVFIFKESITLPLLIGIIIVFIGVFLLSLKDGKLKIKNWKITLLLAAAISLIWGFIFPFLRIPINNMGVVTASLYFEGFILLFCLIYFLIRNKNYNLIVKKENSGWLVLSGFLGAVGAVFYNFSLDHGLILIASPMASASMLITVLGSWLFLKERLTKKQWIYIMVILLGLILISL from the coding sequence ATGAACTATCCGCTTGGCGTGCTGTTCGGCATTATTGTCATGATCAGCTGGGGCTTTGACAAGATATGCTGGAAAAAGGTTTCATCTAAGTTAGATCATTACACGATGCTGCTGTTTAATTACTTCTTCATGGTTTTGTTTTTGTTTATTTTTTCAGCCATAACAAAAAACATAAAGTGGATCAGCCTGAATGACCTTTTGCTTGTTATTTTTCTCGGGTTTTTGGGATTTGTGGCAATTCTGCTGTTTTTTATTTCATTCAGATTTACGCAAATTTCGATGATAACCGCGCTTACTGCTGCTTACGCGCCAATTGCCGCGATTATGGCAGTATTTATTTTCAAGGAGAGCATAACACTGCCCCTGCTTATAGGCATAATCATTGTTTTTATTGGCGTTTTTCTATTAAGCTTAAAGGATGGCAAATTGAAAATAAAGAACTGGAAAATAACTCTGCTGCTTGCAGCAGCCATATCCCTCATATGGGGGTTTATATTCCCTTTTCTGAGGATCCCGATAAATAATATGGGCGTAGTAACAGCATCTTTGTATTTTGAGGGCTTTATACTGCTTTTCTGCCTGATTTATTTTTTGATCCGAAACAAAAACTATAATCTTATTGTAAAAAAAGAAAACTCAGGATGGCTTGTTTTAAGCGGGTTTTTGGGAGCAGTTGGCGCTGTATTTTACAACTTCAGCCTTGATCATGGCCTTATTCTGATAGCCTCGCCAATGGCATCTGCCTCAATGCTGATAACTGTTTTGGGTTCATGGCTTTTCTTAAAGGAAAGATTAACAAAGAAGCAATGGATTTACATTATGGTGATCTTGTTAGGTTTAATATTGATTTCCTTATAG
- the aspS gene encoding aspartate--tRNA ligase produces the protein MKRTNTCGELAKKEIGKKVTLCGWNHSRRDHGGIIFIDLRDRYGITQIVFDPKYNKKLHSEAEHLSREDVLQVKGTVRYRGKGLENAKLVTGDIEVLIDELNVLNKAATPPFEIEDRLPVNEDLRLKYRYLDLRRQVMQQNLILRHKMIKIVRDYFNERGFLEIETPLLAKSTPEGARDYLVPSRVHTGKFYALPQSPQLFKQLLMVAGFDRYLQIAKCLRDEDLRADRQPEFTQIDVEMSFIDEEDIYAIMDELIKRVWKDVLNIDIKTPIKRITYDEAMGKYGSDKPDLRFGLELVDVSDIAKDSDFEVFKNVTKSGGCVKAINVKSVGDKFSRSDIDGFISFVQIYDAKGLAWIKMADKGMESSIVKYFNEKTQKDLIKKLNAEKGDLLLFVADHKHFVVNNALGFLRTELAKKLNLIKPNTFDFTWVTDFPLLEFDEDLQRHVAVHHPFTSPKDSDISLLDKEPSKVKAKAYDLTLNGVEIGGGSIRIHRSELQQKMFDVLGITRKEAESKFGFLLDAFKYGAPPHGGIAFGVDRLAALMTGNESIREVIAFPKNKAAESLMEGSPSEVSEEQLKDLSLKLDIVKVPEKNALFDRIIGTLKNENITYELMEHKPVYTSEEAAKARGTELKQGAKALVCKAGSNFVQLIISAATELDLDRAKRVVGSAVSLANADDVKALSGVSIGAVPPFGNLFGIKVYVDKRLTENDQIAFNAGMHTKSIKMRAKDLVRVTGAKVVEISK, from the coding sequence ATGAAAAGAACCAACACTTGCGGCGAATTGGCCAAAAAGGAAATTGGGAAAAAGGTAACCTTATGCGGCTGGAACCACAGCAGAAGGGATCACGGAGGAATAATCTTTATTGATCTAAGGGACAGATACGGCATTACTCAGATTGTTTTTGATCCAAAATATAACAAGAAGCTCCATTCTGAAGCAGAGCATCTGTCAAGGGAAGATGTTCTCCAAGTCAAAGGAACTGTCAGATACAGGGGCAAAGGGCTGGAAAATGCAAAGCTGGTAACAGGCGATATAGAAGTTTTGATTGATGAATTGAATGTGCTGAACAAAGCAGCAACCCCTCCTTTTGAAATCGAGGACAGGCTTCCTGTTAATGAAGATTTAAGATTGAAGTACAGGTATCTTGACTTAAGAAGGCAGGTAATGCAGCAGAACTTAATTCTAAGGCACAAGATGATCAAGATTGTAAGGGATTACTTTAATGAGCGAGGATTTCTGGAGATTGAAACTCCGCTTTTGGCGAAATCAACTCCGGAAGGCGCAAGGGATTATTTAGTTCCCTCAAGAGTTCATACTGGGAAATTTTACGCACTGCCGCAAAGCCCGCAGCTGTTCAAGCAGTTATTAATGGTCGCAGGATTTGACCGCTATCTGCAGATTGCAAAATGCTTAAGGGATGAAGATTTACGTGCAGACAGGCAGCCGGAGTTTACGCAGATTGATGTTGAAATGAGCTTTATTGATGAAGAGGATATTTATGCAATCATGGATGAACTGATAAAAAGAGTCTGGAAAGATGTTTTAAACATTGACATCAAAACTCCTATAAAAAGGATAACATATGATGAAGCTATGGGCAAGTACGGCTCAGACAAGCCTGATCTGAGATTTGGCCTGGAACTTGTTGATGTAAGTGATATTGCAAAGGATTCTGATTTTGAAGTTTTCAAAAATGTAACAAAATCCGGCGGCTGTGTCAAAGCAATCAATGTAAAATCTGTCGGAGATAAATTTTCAAGAAGCGACATTGACGGCTTCATAAGCTTTGTCCAGATCTACGATGCCAAAGGCCTTGCATGGATAAAGATGGCTGACAAAGGGATGGAAAGCTCTATTGTGAAATATTTCAATGAGAAAACGCAAAAAGATTTAATTAAAAAATTGAATGCAGAAAAAGGAGATCTATTATTGTTTGTTGCAGACCACAAGCATTTTGTTGTGAATAACGCATTAGGATTCTTAAGAACTGAACTCGCAAAAAAATTAAATTTAATAAAGCCAAATACATTTGATTTTACATGGGTCACAGATTTTCCATTGCTTGAGTTTGATGAAGACCTGCAGAGGCATGTTGCAGTTCATCACCCATTTACATCGCCAAAAGATTCTGACATTTCATTGCTTGACAAAGAGCCTTCGAAAGTTAAAGCCAAAGCTTATGACTTGACGCTTAACGGAGTTGAAATTGGCGGCGGGTCAATAAGAATTCACAGAAGCGAGCTGCAGCAGAAGATGTTTGATGTTCTTGGCATTACAAGAAAAGAAGCAGAGAGCAAGTTCGGCTTTTTACTGGACGCGTTTAAATATGGCGCTCCTCCGCACGGAGGAATTGCTTTTGGCGTTGACAGGTTGGCTGCGCTAATGACTGGAAATGAATCGATAAGGGAAGTTATCGCGTTTCCAAAGAATAAAGCTGCTGAATCTTTGATGGAAGGATCTCCTTCTGAAGTTTCTGAAGAGCAGTTGAAGGACCTGAGCCTGAAGCTGGATATTGTGAAAGTTCCTGAAAAGAATGCATTGTTTGACAGGATAATTGGAACACTGAAGAATGAAAATATAACTTATGAGTTAATGGAGCACAAGCCTGTTTACACATCAGAAGAAGCAGCAAAAGCCAGGGGAACTGAATTGAAGCAGGGAGCAAAGGCGCTTGTCTGCAAGGCAGGCAGTAATTTTGTGCAATTAATTATCTCTGCAGCTACTGAGCTTGATCTTGACAGGGCAAAAAGAGTGGTTGGATCAGCAGTTTCACTTGCAAATGCAGATGATGTTAAAGCATTGAGCGGCGTTTCAATCGGAGCAGTTCCTCCCTTCGGAAACTTGTTCGGCATCAAAGTTTATGTTGACAAAAGGCTGACAGAGAACGATCAGATCGCCTTCAATGCGGGAATGCACACAAAATCAATAAAGATGAGGGCAAAGGATCTTGTGAGGGTGACTGGGGCGAAGGTTGTGGAGATCAGCAAATAG
- a CDS encoding PepSY domain-containing protein, whose translation MAKKRPIAANSKLIFAAIVLILLAAVILSTNSSITGNVFAKIIQKASTTQITAIKSISNVTGNTSNGTSSAVTSSNITGSAAILESAKLVKIPATATGEDMLVPLEGVRRILTIGETWSNFAFGYDIRVLSIDARASPKQVLIAVYKNGTLKDDAIVNESKFYDYVEGRYMNYSNLIIFRINMSRVFAGSTSDMVDLKENYVSSIAVNACNPEWGCYTGECLNYKIKRENCADSNSCHKSEGQPPAIESCQGNKTLSTGQTWALDYDSSLQAISIDARASPKQAWLALTSRYSPSGQDSGIGGEGELFEIAERWRGYDNVTVFSTRIDSIYAGAASDMARFKDTYILSADLCACEQLWRCGAWSSCVNSVKTRACIDLSNCSSNWSASDLEINCNVGLPLTALPCVPSVADTGTAVMRNATVYSSLNLSGESQNASITAVLQNQTLHAAGQSQTQASGITVEEAAEITVEKESEDKTIIRRGNSVVETQLDITEESLQLYINSSEGEENKIIFPDRAISKIRESGTIKKAVLEKENGRAVYHIYATKKVKLFLIFSASLNEEIKIDAESGEVIETKTPWWAFLTK comes from the coding sequence ATGGCAAAAAAGAGGCCTATTGCAGCAAATTCAAAACTCATTTTTGCAGCTATTGTCCTGATCCTTCTTGCTGCGGTTATATTGTCAACGAACAGCTCAATAACAGGGAATGTTTTTGCAAAAATTATACAAAAAGCATCTACAACGCAGATAACCGCCATAAAAAGCATTTCAAATGTAACAGGCAACACTTCGAATGGAACCAGTTCGGCAGTGACCTCTTCAAATATAACTGGCTCTGCAGCGATTTTGGAATCAGCCAAACTGGTGAAAATACCCGCTACAGCCACGGGAGAGGATATGCTAGTCCCTCTTGAGGGCGTTAGAAGAATCTTGACCATAGGAGAAACATGGTCAAATTTTGCCTTTGGTTATGATATAAGGGTATTGTCAATTGACGCAAGGGCAAGCCCGAAACAGGTTTTGATTGCTGTTTACAAGAACGGCACACTGAAGGATGATGCAATAGTCAACGAAAGCAAATTTTATGATTATGTAGAGGGAAGGTATATGAATTACAGCAACCTCATCATCTTTAGAATTAATATGAGCAGGGTTTTTGCCGGGTCTACTAGCGACATGGTTGATTTGAAAGAGAATTATGTTAGCTCTATAGCGGTTAATGCATGCAATCCAGAATGGGGGTGCTACACTGGTGAATGCTTGAATTACAAGATAAAAAGAGAGAACTGTGCTGATTCAAACAGCTGCCATAAATCAGAAGGGCAGCCTCCTGCCATAGAGAGCTGCCAGGGCAATAAAACATTGTCTACTGGGCAAACCTGGGCGCTCGATTATGATAGCTCTCTTCAGGCTATTTCAATTGACGCGAGGGCGAGCCCAAAACAGGCATGGCTTGCTCTTACTTCACGCTACAGCCCAAGCGGCCAGGATAGCGGGATTGGCGGAGAGGGAGAGCTATTTGAGATTGCAGAGAGATGGAGGGGATATGATAATGTTACTGTTTTCAGCACAAGAATCGATTCAATATATGCTGGCGCAGCCAGTGATATGGCAAGGTTCAAGGATACATATATTCTTTCTGCAGACTTATGCGCCTGCGAGCAGCTGTGGAGATGCGGTGCATGGAGTAGTTGTGTTAATAGCGTAAAAACAAGGGCTTGCATTGACTTATCAAATTGCAGCAGCAACTGGTCAGCATCTGACCTAGAAATCAACTGCAATGTCGGACTTCCTCTTACGGCCCTCCCATGCGTGCCTTCTGTAGCGGACACAGGCACAGCAGTCATGAGAAATGCAACTGTATATTCGAGTCTGAATTTAAGCGGAGAATCGCAGAATGCCAGCATTACTGCAGTCCTCCAGAATCAGACTTTACATGCTGCTGGCCAGAGCCAGACCCAGGCTTCAGGAATTACCGTGGAAGAAGCAGCAGAAATCACTGTTGAAAAAGAATCTGAAGATAAAACGATTATAAGAAGAGGAAATAGTGTTGTAGAAACGCAACTGGATATTACAGAAGAATCATTGCAATTATATATCAACAGCTCGGAAGGCGAAGAAAATAAAATAATTTTCCCTGACAGAGCCATTTCCAAAATCCGCGAAAGCGGAACTATAAAAAAGGCAGTTCTTGAAAAAGAGAATGGAAGGGCAGTCTATCATATATATGCGACAAAAAAGGTAAAACTATTCTTGATCTTTAGCGCATCATTGAATGAAGAAATAAAAATTGATGCTGAAAGCGGAGAGGTAATAGAAACTAAAACTCCGTGGTGGGCGTTTCTCACAAAGTAA
- a CDS encoding preprotein translocase subunit Sec61beta — MAQDKVSMPTSTAGITRYFDDYKSKVEFKPGMIVIFSIIVIIIMLILHAYGSALLGI, encoded by the coding sequence ATGGCGCAAGACAAAGTATCAATGCCGACAAGCACAGCAGGAATCACGAGATATTTTGACGACTACAAATCAAAAGTAGAATTCAAACCCGGCATGATTGTTATTTTTTCTATAATTGTCATCATAATTATGCTTATTCTGCACGCTTACGGCAGCGCTTTGTTAGGCATATAG
- a CDS encoding nascent polypeptide-associated complex protein gives MFPGIDPRQMQQAMKKLGMKQEEIEATEVIIKCEDKDIVITNPSVQKVNMMGQESFQISGTANEMEKGIDISEDDVKTVMEQANVDEESAKKALKESNGDIAEAILKLKSQ, from the coding sequence ATGTTCCCAGGAATAGACCCAAGACAGATGCAGCAGGCTATGAAAAAGCTTGGCATGAAGCAGGAAGAGATAGAAGCAACAGAAGTCATAATAAAATGCGAAGATAAAGATATTGTAATAACTAATCCCAGCGTTCAGAAAGTGAATATGATGGGCCAGGAGTCATTTCAGATCAGCGGGACTGCCAATGAAATGGAAAAAGGCATCGATATCTCAGAAGATGATGTTAAGACTGTAATGGAACAAGCAAATGTTGATGAAGAATCTGCAAAAAAAGCATTAAAGGAATCAAATGGCGACATTGCAGAGGCGATATTGAAGCTAAAAAGCCAGTGA
- a CDS encoding AAA family ATPase, giving the protein MTKFVAIASAKGGVGKTTTAINLGIALSSYGRDVTLVDGNLTNPNIGLFLGVPILAATLHDVLIGKKHISEATYLHPSGLKLVTGSLSFSNIDENASGRLKGALRDLNGATEIAIIDTAATLGKHAADAIKAADELIVVTNPDLPSVTDALKTIKLAEENGVSTIGIVLNKVKNDENELSAENVESILEKTVIGIIPHDDNVRKALFLKHPVAYFEPNAPASAAFRKLASLLVRK; this is encoded by the coding sequence ATGACTAAGTTTGTTGCAATTGCTTCGGCAAAAGGCGGAGTGGGAAAAACAACCACCGCAATTAACCTGGGAATAGCGCTCAGCAGCTATGGCAGGGATGTCACGCTTGTTGACGGCAATTTGACTAATCCGAATATTGGGTTATTTCTCGGAGTTCCGATTCTGGCAGCAACCTTGCATGATGTCTTGATTGGAAAAAAGCACATTTCTGAAGCAACATATCTTCATCCCAGCGGATTAAAGCTTGTGACTGGCTCGCTTTCTTTTTCAAACATTGACGAGAATGCAAGCGGAAGATTAAAAGGCGCTTTAAGGGATTTGAATGGAGCAACTGAAATCGCAATTATTGACACAGCTGCAACTTTGGGAAAGCATGCTGCTGATGCAATTAAAGCAGCAGATGAGCTGATTGTTGTAACAAACCCGGATCTTCCGTCTGTGACAGATGCGCTTAAAACAATAAAATTAGCTGAGGAGAATGGCGTTTCAACTATCGGCATTGTGCTGAACAAGGTTAAAAACGATGAAAACGAGCTGAGCGCTGAAAATGTTGAATCCATTTTAGAGAAAACTGTGATCGGCATAATTCCGCATGATGACAATGTAAGAAAGGCTCTTTTTTTAAAGCATCCTGTTGCTTATTTTGAGCCTAATGCTCCGGCTTCCGCTGCTTTCAGAAAACTTGCTTCGCTTTTGGTGAGAAAATGA
- a CDS encoding 30S ribosomal protein S13: MEEKHEFRHLVRIMQTDLDGNKAIAMALRKIKGINFMLSNAVCRMANVEKTKKAGDLSDEDVLKVETVIRDPLKFKIPVWMLNRRKDYETGSDMHLFAADLDFAKGNDIKILKKIKSRRGIRHTAGLPLRGQRTKSNFRRTKSKGKGTLGVIKRAGAKPGKV; this comes from the coding sequence ATGGAAGAAAAGCACGAATTCAGGCACCTTGTAAGAATCATGCAGACAGATCTCGACGGAAACAAGGCAATAGCCATGGCTCTCAGGAAAATAAAGGGGATTAATTTCATGCTGTCCAATGCTGTATGCAGGATGGCGAATGTGGAAAAAACAAAAAAGGCAGGAGACCTTTCTGATGAGGATGTTCTGAAAGTAGAGACTGTAATCAGGGATCCTTTGAAATTCAAAATTCCTGTCTGGATGCTGAACAGAAGAAAGGACTATGAAACTGGCAGCGACATGCATTTGTTTGCCGCTGACCTTGACTTTGCAAAAGGCAATGACATAAAAATACTGAAGAAAATAAAGAGCAGAAGGGGGATAAGGCACACTGCAGGATTGCCATTGCGCGGACAGAGAACAAAATCAAATTTCAGAAGAACAAAAAGCAAGGGCAAAGGAACTCTTGGCGTAATTAAAAGAGCGGGCGCCAAGCCCGGAAAGGTATAA
- a CDS encoding 30S ribosomal protein S4, with translation MGDPKKQRKKYHPPRHPWQGARIDEENEILKEYGLKNKKEIWKMKSVLGNVAAQAKQLAGKPSVQSEKEKILLLKKLSSLGLIAENAQLEDVLALTLSNILDRRLQTFVFKKALAKSMKQAKQFITHGHILVGDKKISAPSYFVLREEEGRISFSTKSPLISETHAERAKTESKKKKIHKERIRERKWGGRGRQERRNKNDKNTRRF, from the coding sequence ATGGGAGACCCTAAAAAACAAAGAAAGAAATATCATCCGCCGCGCCACCCATGGCAGGGCGCAAGAATAGATGAAGAGAACGAGATTCTGAAAGAATACGGGCTGAAGAATAAGAAAGAGATATGGAAAATGAAGTCTGTTTTGGGCAATGTCGCTGCGCAAGCCAAACAATTAGCAGGAAAGCCAAGTGTGCAGTCTGAGAAAGAAAAAATTTTGCTGTTAAAAAAACTTTCCTCATTGGGCCTGATAGCTGAAAATGCGCAGTTGGAAGATGTTTTGGCATTAACATTGAGCAACATACTTGACAGAAGGCTTCAAACATTTGTATTTAAAAAGGCATTGGCAAAAAGCATGAAGCAGGCAAAGCAGTTTATCACTCACGGCCACATACTTGTCGGAGATAAAAAAATAAGCGCGCCATCTTATTTTGTGCTGAGGGAAGAGGAAGGCAGAATTTCATTTTCAACAAAAAGCCCTTTAATCAGCGAGACGCATGCTGAAAGGGCAAAAACAGAAAGTAAAAAGAAAAAAATCCATAAAGAAAGAATAAGGGAAAGAAAATGGGGCGGCCGGGGAAGGCAGGAAAGAAGAAATAAAAATGACAAAAACACAAGGCGATTCTGA
- a CDS encoding 30S ribosomal protein S11 produces MTKTQGDSENKQSQAPQNNAENAKGNSRPQGREAERHYREETRWGVAHIYSSYNNTIIHITDITGTETIALTSGGQVVKSDRMESSPTAAMIAAKKAAEIAFEKGLTGINVKIKAPGGHNGPTNPGPGAQAAIRALSRMGLIIGIIEDVTPIPHDGCRKKGGKRGRRV; encoded by the coding sequence ATGACAAAAACACAAGGCGATTCTGAGAATAAGCAATCTCAAGCGCCGCAAAATAATGCTGAGAATGCAAAAGGGAATTCTCGGCCGCAAGGCAGAGAGGCTGAAAGGCATTACAGAGAAGAAACCAGATGGGGGGTTGCGCACATCTATTCCAGCTATAACAATACAATAATACACATCACAGATATAACGGGCACGGAAACAATTGCGCTTACATCGGGCGGCCAGGTTGTGAAATCTGACAGAATGGAGAGTTCGCCTACTGCTGCAATGATTGCTGCAAAGAAGGCTGCTGAAATTGCATTTGAAAAGGGGCTTACAGGCATAAATGTAAAAATAAAGGCGCCTGGCGGGCATAATGGGCCTACAAATCCGGGTCCAGGAGCGCAAGCCGCTATAAGGGCATTGTCAAGAATGGGGCTGATAATCGGCATAATAGAAGATGTCACACCTATTCCGCACGATGGCTGCAGGAAAAAAGGCGGTAAAAGAGGGAGGCGGGTTTAA
- a CDS encoding DNA-directed RNA polymerase subunit D yields the protein MEIRLLENDKKNFKLSFVIKDSTAAIVNAVRRNAISKVLTMAIEDVEFKENSSVLYDEIVAHRLGLIPLKTDLRSYTLPIKCKCEGKGCAHCQLKLTLKAKGPAVVYASDIKSKDPKVVPVYPETPIAKLTKGQELELEATAVLGSGEDHIKWSPGLVYYKNKPIVEIIKDCENREEVVKACPLKIFELKDGKMSVNKDNLLKCHLCEACIDICRPKGAIKIDKSNDFVFYVESWGQLSAKEIVERSLDSFDDQLDGFTEALKKAK from the coding sequence ATGGAAATAAGGCTATTGGAAAATGACAAGAAGAATTTTAAGCTTTCATTTGTTATCAAGGATTCAACAGCTGCGATTGTAAATGCAGTAAGAAGAAATGCAATAAGCAAAGTTCTGACAATGGCAATTGAGGATGTAGAATTCAAGGAAAATTCGTCTGTTTTGTATGATGAAATTGTTGCGCACCGCCTGGGATTGATTCCGCTGAAGACAGATCTGAGGTCATACACATTGCCAATCAAGTGCAAATGCGAGGGCAAAGGATGCGCCCATTGCCAGCTAAAGCTAACATTAAAGGCAAAAGGCCCTGCTGTTGTTTATGCTTCTGATATCAAGTCAAAAGATCCGAAAGTTGTTCCGGTTTATCCTGAAACTCCGATTGCAAAACTAACAAAAGGCCAGGAGCTTGAATTAGAAGCAACAGCTGTTCTCGGATCAGGAGAAGACCATATCAAGTGGAGCCCTGGTTTAGTTTACTACAAGAACAAGCCCATTGTTGAAATTATAAAGGACTGTGAAAATAGGGAAGAGGTTGTTAAAGCCTGCCCGTTGAAAATATTTGAGCTGAAGGACGGGAAAATGTCAGTCAATAAGGATAATTTGCTTAAATGCCACCTGTGCGAAGCGTGCATCGACATATGCAGGCCAAAAGGAGCAATAAAAATCGATAAAAGCAATGATTTTGTTTTTTATGTTGAATCATGGGGACAGTTAAGCGCGAAGGAAATTGTCGAGCGGTCTTTGGACAGTTTCGATGATCAGCTTGACGGTTTCACAGAGGCACTCAAAAAAGCAAAGTGA
- a CDS encoding 50S ribosomal protein L18e: protein MKTGPTNQILKKLIEELKRMSYKEKANIWHRIADDLESSSRKRRIVNLSKISLHSNDNETVIVPGKVLGSGDLMHKVNIAAWQFSQSAIEKIKASKNKFFTIDEIMEKNPKGKDLRIIG, encoded by the coding sequence ATGAAAACAGGACCAACAAACCAAATATTGAAGAAGCTCATAGAAGAGCTAAAGAGAATGAGCTATAAGGAAAAAGCCAACATATGGCACAGGATAGCTGATGATCTGGAAAGCTCTTCAAGAAAAAGAAGAATAGTGAATTTATCAAAGATAAGTCTTCATTCAAATGACAACGAAACTGTTATTGTCCCTGGAAAAGTTCTGGGCTCGGGAGATTTGATGCACAAGGTGAATATTGCTGCATGGCAGTTTTCGCAGTCTGCAATTGAAAAGATCAAGGCTTCAAAAAACAAATTTTTCACGATAGATGAAATAATGGAAAAAAATCCCAAGGGAAAGGACCTGAGGATAATAGGCTAA
- the rplM gene encoding 50S ribosomal protein L13: protein MERTIDATNLILGRMAAKAAKEALLGNTVIIVNCENAVISGDKQMVFANYKRLREMGTHTTGPFLNRMPDRFVKRVIKGMLPHQHRGLAAFRRVQCYIGVPEELKNKKFGSVEEAKAERLSILKRVKVKDICIFLGGKV from the coding sequence ATGGAAAGAACAATAGATGCCACTAATCTGATTTTGGGAAGAATGGCTGCAAAGGCAGCTAAAGAAGCCTTATTAGGCAATACTGTGATAATAGTGAACTGCGAGAATGCTGTTATTTCAGGGGATAAACAAATGGTTTTTGCAAATTACAAAAGATTAAGAGAGATGGGTACGCATACAACAGGGCCTTTTTTGAACAGAATGCCTGACAGATTTGTAAAAAGAGTTATAAAAGGGATGCTGCCGCACCAGCATCGAGGCTTGGCTGCTTTCAGAAGGGTACAATGCTATATTGGAGTTCCTGAAGAGCTGAAGAACAAAAAGTTCGGGAGTGTTGAAGAGGCCAAAGCGGAAAGATTGTCGATTTTAAAGCGCGTAAAAGTGAAGGATATATGCATATTCCTGGGAGGGAAGGTATGA
- a CDS encoding 30S ribosomal protein S9: protein MKALHCSGKRKRAVARVTLTQGSGKIKVNNAPIELVQPEISRMKIMEPLILAGDTASKVDIDVNVIGGGITSQAEAARLAIGRALVQFNKLLEKDFLDYDRQLLVADIRRKESRKPNRHGKARAKVQKSYR, encoded by the coding sequence ATGAAAGCATTACATTGCTCTGGAAAGAGAAAAAGGGCTGTTGCAAGGGTTACATTAACGCAGGGCAGCGGCAAAATAAAGGTCAACAATGCCCCAATTGAGCTAGTTCAGCCAGAGATTTCAAGGATGAAGATAATGGAGCCATTAATATTAGCAGGAGATACAGCCTCAAAGGTTGATATTGATGTGAATGTCATAGGAGGCGGAATTACAAGCCAGGCAGAAGCTGCAAGGCTGGCAATAGGAAGGGCATTGGTGCAGTTCAATAAATTGCTCGAGAAGGATTTTTTGGATTATGACAGGCAATTGCTTGTTGCGGATATCAGGAGAAAAGAATCGAGAAAGCCAAACAGGCACGGAAAAGCGCGTGCAAAAGTTCAAAAAAGCTACAGGTGA
- a CDS encoding DNA-directed RNA polymerase subunit N → MIPIRCFSCGKPVAQLWESFQERVAKGESRKKVLDDLGLERYCCRALFLGHIDLVDKIAPFKKF, encoded by the coding sequence ATGATTCCAATACGATGTTTCAGCTGCGGAAAGCCGGTTGCCCAGTTGTGGGAATCTTTCCAGGAGAGGGTTGCAAAAGGAGAAAGCAGGAAAAAAGTTCTTGATGATCTTGGATTGGAGAGATACTGCTGCAGGGCATTGTTCCTCGGGCATATTGACCTTGTTGATAAGATCGCGCCGTTTAAGAAATTTTAA